A stretch of Salarias fasciatus chromosome 23, fSalaFa1.1, whole genome shotgun sequence DNA encodes these proteins:
- the tor3a gene encoding torsin-3A, translating into MSVRWLLPLLLCALPAEADFFHLDSICNVSTYYFNYIYCNIWEGECQPNQDDATQQVPTRDVWAGLSQDYISLLHQWYCSLGQCCESGDCRITNNITGLARDLQTKLHGQHLAQSVVLKAIHGFINNPDSNKPLTLSFHGWSGTGKNFVARIIADNLYRDGVKSECVRLFIAPFHFPHARLVDTYKGQLREAIRDMVLRCPQTLFIFDEAEKLHPGLIDAIKPYMDHYDNVDGVSYRRAVFLFLSNIGGATINDVALDFWHSGQNREDIGMEDLEHRLRAETMESQGGFAQSELMAGHLIDFFVPFLPLEYRHVKLCARDAYAARGLETDEATLDEVAKAMLYVPKEERLFSAQGCKSIPQRINFFLP; encoded by the exons ATGTCTGTGCGgtggctgctgccgctgctgctgtgcgcTCTGCCCGCCGAGGCCGACTTCTTCCACCTGGACAGCATCTGCAATGTGTCCACCTACTATTTTAACTACATCTACTGCAACATCTGGGAAGGGGAGTGTCAGCCCAACCAGGACGATGCCACACAGCAAG TTCCCACCAGAGACGTGTGGGCAGGTCTGTCTCAGGACTACATCAGCCTGCTGCATCAGTGGTACTGTAGCCTGGGTCAGTGCTGTGAATCCGGGGACTGCAGAATAACCAATAACATCACAG GTCTGGCAAGGGACCTTCAGACAAAACTTCACGGGCAGCACCTGGCTCAGTCTGTGGTTCTCAAAGCCATCCACGGCTTCATCAACAACCCCGACTCCAACAAGCCGCTCACGCTCTCCTTTCACGGCTGGTCTGGCACGGGGAAGAACTTCGTGGCTCGAATCATCGCAGACAACCTCTACCGGGACGGGGTGAAGAGCGAGTGTGTCCGTCTGTTTATTGCCCCATTTCACTTTCCTCACGCCAGACTGGTGGACACGTACAAG GGCCAGCTGCGGGAGGCCATCCGAGACATGGTGTTACGTTGTCCTCAGACTCTCTTTATCTTTGACGAGGCTGAAAAACTCCACCCGGGTCTCATCGACGCCATCAAACCGTACATGGATCACTATGACAATGTGGACGGGGTCAGCTACCGCAGAgccgtcttcctcttcctgag TAATATTGGAGGTGCAACAATCAATGACGTAGCACTGGACTTCTGGCACTCTGGTCAGAATCGAGAAGATATTGGTATGGAAGATCTGGAGCATCGACTACGAGCCGAGACTATGGAGTCTCAGG gtggaTTTGCTCAGAGTGAGCTGATGGCTGGCCACCTCATTGACTTCTTTGTTCCCTTCCTGCCTCTGGAGTACCGTCACGTCAAGCTCTGTGCACGCGATGCATACGCAGCTCGAGGTCTGGAGACAGATGAAGCCACATTGGATGAAGTAGCCAAGGCAATGCTGTATGTTCCCAAAGAGGAGAGACTGTTCTCAGCCCAGGGATGCAAGTCCATACCACAGAGGATCAACTTCTTTCTCCCCTag